The genomic stretch CCGGGAATTCGGCGGTGCGCACATAGAAGTCCTCAAGATCCGACGGGTTCTCGAACTCCTCGGGCTTTTTGGCCATCAGCGTCGACCATTCCTTGTCGAAGTCGATGAGATTCTTGGCGACCACCTGGCGCTCGGCCGAGTAGGTGCCCAGCAGTGTTTCGGGGCTGCGGCCCTCCAGCACGTGGGCAAGCTTCCAGCCGATGTTAAAACCGTCCTGCATGGAGACGTTCATGCCCTGGCCGGCCTTGGCGCTGTGGGTGTGGCAGGCGTCCCCGGTGATGAAGACGCGCGGGTTTTGAGTGCCGATGTTCTCGGGCAACACGTCATCGAAGCGATCGGTGAGACGGTGGCCGACCTCGTAGACGCTGCTCCAGGCGACGTTGCGGACATCGAGTGTGTACGGGTGGATAATCGCGTTAGCCTGCTCGATGATGTGCTCGATGCTGGTCTTGCGCACCGCTCCGTTGTCACCCTCGGGCACAACACCCAGATCGACGTACATGCGGAAGAGGTGGCCGCCCTCGCGGGGGATCAATAGGATGGAGCCTCCATCGTGGGACTGGATGGCGCACTTGAGGCGGATGTCCGGGAAATCGGTGGAGGCCAGCACGTCCATGACGCCCCAGGCGTGGTTGGCCTGGTCTCCGGCCATGGTGCAACCGATCGATGCGCGGACCTTGGAGCGCGCACCATCGGCGCCGACGACGTACTTGGCGTGCACGATGCGCGTGGTGCCCGAATCCGCGCCGGCGCTGCGCACCAGGGTGACCTTGACCGGGTAGTCGCCGCTGGTTTCAACCTCGAGGCTCTGAAAGTCCCAACCGAAGTCCGGGGTCAGCCGGCTGGGGGAGTTGACCGCAACCTCGGCGAAGTAGTCGAGCACGCGGGCCTGGTTCACGATCAGGTGCGGGAACTCACTGATGCCCGCGGCGTCATCCAGTGCGCGACCGCCACGAATGATGTTCTGCGGGTTTTCGGTGTCCGGGCGCCAGAAGGCCATCTCGGAGATCGTGTAGGCCTCGGCGATGATGGCCTCGGCGAATCCGAACGCCTGGAACGTCTCGACGCTGCGCGCCTGGATGCCGTCGGCCTGGCCGATCTCTAGGCGTCCGCCGCGGCGTTCCACGATGCGGGTCGTGATGTCGGGGAACTGGGCGAGCTGCGCGGCGGTGAGCATGCCAGCGGGGCCAGATCCAACAATCAACACGTCGATTTCGTCAGGAAGTTCCTCTGGGCGGTCGATGCCAACTCCGGAGGCGGGCTTGATACGCGGATCTCCGGAAACATAACCCTGGTGGTGGAACTGCACTGGCTTTCCTCGCTTCATAGAAACTGTCGACGGCCATCCTTAAGTGTTCTATATTAGAACAGTAGGTTCTATAGTAGAACTTTGGCCTGTGATGTAGAACTCTACGGCAACGTCTGCTGGGTCACAAGTACGGGTGTCGACCAGCACAAAACAGTGCGAGTTTTGCTCAGTCGAGAACGTGTTGCGGGTATGCGGGCCTCTGAGTGCGAACGGCATCGCTCCTAATTCCGGCTAAGAAGCGCTAAGGGGTTATGGGAATTTTCCTCATGCTCCCCCATGACCTGGATTTGGTGTGCCCCCATTTTCCTGGCAGGCAGACAATTCGAAACTGAGGCTTTTGATCCTTTGGTGGCGAGGACAAAGCGGTCTCATCACGCTCGGTCGTTGATGCTTAGCTGGCCCTTCGCGCACGTGTGAAGTGGCAGAACGATGAGGGAGTGTAGCTGCCAGCCCGGGACCACACCGTGCCCAGCTTGTCGCAAAAGGCCTCGTTTATTCGGCGACCGAATCTGGAACGGTAGAGATTTTAAATAACCTTGGGGCAGCGTCATCCCTCCCGATGCGGAGATCAGCTGGTGAGGATGTTCAGCGATTCATCCCAGCGGGAGGTAACTGATGAAGTAGAAGCCGATGATACACAGCCCGATAAAGAACGGAAAGATGCAGCCGACGATGAGCTTGGACGGCGCAGACACCTGGAATGACTGGCGCGGATCCACAGGGTTGTACGTCACCAACAGGGCCGAGCCCAGAACCGGCGCACCGGGGTACAACACGTCGGAGACGCCGTTATAAACGGCGCCATCGGCACCCATAAATTCGTACAGCGGCCAATGGCGAACGTTGGGGCTCGTAGCCCCTGCACCACCGAACCAGCCCTTCTTGCTGCCGGTGACTCGACCTTGCGTCGTGGGCC from Paeniglutamicibacter sp. Y32M11 encodes the following:
- a CDS encoding DUF3592 domain-containing protein encodes the protein MKLILLIIWTLFTLAAVWAMIYTVRKAKAKERLIASWPTTQGRVTGSKKGWFGGAGATSPNVRHWPLYEFMGADGAVYNGVSDVLYPGAPVLGSALLVTYNPVDPRQSFQVSAPSKLIVGCIFPFFIGLCIIGFYFISYLPLG
- a CDS encoding FAD-binding monooxygenase; its protein translation is MQFHHQGYVSGDPRIKPASGVGIDRPEELPDEIDVLIVGSGPAGMLTAAQLAQFPDITTRIVERRGGRLEIGQADGIQARSVETFQAFGFAEAIIAEAYTISEMAFWRPDTENPQNIIRGGRALDDAAGISEFPHLIVNQARVLDYFAEVAVNSPSRLTPDFGWDFQSLEVETSGDYPVKVTLVRSAGADSGTTRIVHAKYVVGADGARSKVRASIGCTMAGDQANHAWGVMDVLASTDFPDIRLKCAIQSHDGGSILLIPREGGHLFRMYVDLGVVPEGDNGAVRKTSIEHIIEQANAIIHPYTLDVRNVAWSSVYEVGHRLTDRFDDVLPENIGTQNPRVFITGDACHTHSAKAGQGMNVSMQDGFNIGWKLAHVLEGRSPETLLGTYSAERQVVAKNLIDFDKEWSTLMAKKPEEFENPSDLEDFYVRTAEFPAGFMTEYAPSMLTGSPVHQELATGFPLGKRFKSAMASRVCDTNPKQLGHHATADGRWRIYVFADRALPGAQSAVSELAQWLSTAPESPIAATPAGLDIDAWFDVKVIYQQKHEDIDINAVPKIFLPEVGPYKLTEYEKVYGTLEGNDIFDVRGLSRDGVMVVVRPDQYVANVLPLGATTELAEFFAQIHSGAHV